The segment CACATTGCTATGCGGACCCCTATGATCAACTGTGGAATATCCTCAATCCAGAGGAAAAAACATGAAACAATGTCCGGATTAATCCAGGCAGGCTCAAAGAAAAGTTCCTTACCAATGTTTGCTATTTCAAATACAATTGCAAAGGTGCCAACAATAGCAAAAAATAACGAAGAATAGACAATGGAACTTTCAATTGGTCCATACACAAGTCCTGGCTTTATGCCATGAATGTCCCTGAAAAAAAGCCAGTCCACAAGGAAATCCAAAAAGTCCAGTCCAAAAGTCATCAAGAATAGGAAGAGTTTGAAGGAAAACCATTTCTGGGCTCGAACACAGCATGGAATTAGATCAGTCAGAGTGGACAGTTCCTCGTAATGAGATCTGGAACTTCCAGGTCTGGATTCAATCTTCCGGGGCTCAGTCAGTTCCAAGTCTGTTCCACTTTTGTCTTCCTTAGTGCTCTTCTCATCCTCTGTAGTTGCCAGTGGGTTTACACTAAAATCATCatagaaaaaggaaaagaaaaccTGTTAAATGcctatttagaaaaaataatattacttttaatgatattatttcATGTTGATTAAGATTACTAGTAAATTGATCAATTGATCAAGTTTCAGGACAGTAAAAATGTGCAGAAATCATGTGAtttcaatttataatttaaagatCTGTAAGAAATCTAAGGTTTAAAGGTAATATTATAATGGATTTACTCACAAAAACATGTTGAACCCAGACAGATAAGGTATAAAATCAAGGTAATTTGATAAATCCAAGGTGTGAATTAGAGTTAacacaatatcaatttttatggaTTATTTCATGAAGGGCATTAGCATTGCAATCAGCAGGGCAACAAGGATTTCAGATCTGAATTTTTCTTGTACGTTGATATAAATTTGTTGTAGAACAGTGTTGATAATCCATACTCATTCCTCAGTTGCAAAGAATTCCAAGACTGTCGAATTCGAACAACTCTCCAGttgctttttattttaactGCATGTAAATGTCATTGAACACAAGGTTAATAGCTTTGGGTATTTATCCATGGGAATTTGTTAAGgtcataaattttgaaaactaaagtaattttgaaaaaactatcgaagaaataataatataaaattgtcAACATTACagaataaattctaaaaataaacatacctcCCACCAGTATCTGaagattttcttttcaaaattagTCTTGAATGTTCCATTTCTTTTTAGTATAAAGAAAGGGAAACTATGAAGCAAGTGTTGTGTTTACTGCCGTTTAGAATCTTTGGGATTTATTCATGTGGCCATGTAGGGCCTACTTGCTTTAGAGGTCCAACTAGCAAATATCTTGTATTGTACATTGGATCGGAATAATAGGGTTATGTGCATTATACATATGAAATAAGGTTACATGCAAGCTGTGCAGTGGAAATCTAAATagccatacatgtataacattaaagcaatattatatataaacctgttcacaatttttcaattttaaattaaaggaTCAGTTTAACTGGATAGTAAATACAACTTAGATTTTTGtctcaaatatgttttttttggCCTGAGAAATATATGTTTTGTATACCAGTATATTTGACAAAGGCTATGTGAGCGTAGCAACCAATACAGAACAAGTATTCATTGTGCAATTACAGAACCATGGGATATAAGGTTTATTATATGCAAAAAAGCCATTCATGAATTGTTTTGTCTATGCTATACCTTTCTCTTTACTCAACATCTATGCTGGGTACAGAGATGGTTCAATCATATGTTCTCCATTGCTTGAATAAGGAGTATTTAACCATATGTGTCATATTTATCATTGAATATTCTGGTAATCACCTGTATCTACTGTAACTCCCAGCTAATCTTTGCCTGAGGATTCTTCTTAGAATTATGAATCATGCACTATGGGTCATATTAATGGGtacaaattaattaacaaaaaatcttATATGATGACAGAGATAAAAGTATGTCAAGGGTTCTTTTTTATATGGGTGTATATggagaatattttaacaaataacaattgaaactttttttctgCATGCTTAAGTGCTCAGTGTTAATGATTCTTgttgatgtaataaaaatattactttaaattGGATGAATTCAATATAATctgatttaaaattcaaatttattcatgAAAGTACTACTCTCTTAATTTTTTCcgtattattgaaaaaaaaaaataacaacaacaacaaaccatGAACACTTtgtgaaactttaaaaaaaaaaaaaacttttcctAGTGATTTTTATCTTATTGAATAAGTTCAGTTACACCTTTCTGTAATTCACTGAAAACATCAGTATAAAGATTATGTGTCCCCAGAAGGGCACTGACTTCACGATTGATCACCTTAACTCTGATCATTTTACAGATGTTTTACTGTGTTTActtcaaataatttttcaattagTGACATGATGGATGTTGATGTAGATCACTACTGCAAGGGCAATGaaataatgttaacatttacCTGTGAgaagatattttatttcaatgatttttattatatcccttgaaaatatgaaaaaaggtTGACTTGATACAAATTATTTTCTGATAAACATGATTTGTTGGTTATCCCAGTATGCAATATATTTGAGGAACAGTTCATATTTCATGAACCtttgttgtaaataataaaCTGTTGTCATTAGATAACAACTTGAGGTTTATCTAACAGTACAATaaagacaaattaaaaattaatttttcaacctTTAATTTTGAAAGCATTTGTTGATAACAAGCACTGAACTGATGATATTATACATGCTGAATCAACTACGCCAGGAAAATATTGATGAGAAATGTCACAAAGATTTCTGTGTATGTTAATACATGCATTGACAGTGGCCTGCAATGAGAGTTACTGGAATTATTTAATTAAGTATACTtcatgtaaaacatgtattcaCTTTCCTTTGTCAGCTACTTTTTCAAAGAAGGACTTGACAtaataaaattcagttttgtGCAAATTGGAGGCAAAATGTTTGTTATCAGcaaaatcaattcataagaGGAATGCTTTATGCAAAATGCATGATATAACACTTCATTTGTGATTTAGGTAAATTTACTAGAAAAATTAGGGTTAAAAATTAAGTAcatttatgaattatgaaattttgaaaaatgatgtgAATGCCATATTTAATGCCagtaaataaattttctgaatGTGTATTTGGTATATGCAGATGAAATCTTACTTAATTAATATGTTATCTTCAAGGATATACTGCTGATATTGTGCCCACTTGAAATGATCTCCTACATACAGGAGTGAGAATCTGAGAACTTAATGCAAGTATGATCCAGGGTGTGTTACATTCTTTGAAGCAAATTTGATGATGTTATGTTTTATACAACCAGACATTCAAGAATGAAGAAATGAAACTAAATTCACTCAGTCACTTGTAGAAAGTATCAGAATACATGAACCAGTGTACAAATTATGATAGCAGAACTTGAGATctcgatctctctctctccctctctctctctctctctctctctctctgagacaATAACACAAGTACAAAATGGTatgaacataaaaataaaaacttgttTCACAATCATTGAAGATAAAAGATGATTAATAGCAGTTAAACCATTTTCAATGATTAATACAGCTGATGAAAATAatcttgtaaaatgatatagacacattaaaatgaaaatgtttaaaacacttTACGCATGGATGAAAAAATCAGATAAAACTCTCAAAGAAACTTGTTAAGTGAAGTTTAAAGCCTCCTAACAACAATTCCAGAAATTACAAATTCTGATTTTCTGAGAAAAGAAGCTAAATGCGTTAGCCGCGTAGAACACAATAAAGGccaaaataatcaataaaaaatgtctGTTTggaaaaacttgtatatatcaTGACTGGTATTaggtatataaaaataaggcaGTATAAATGAGTTCTGTTTTACAATATCAAGGctaaaaatttacatatgtcAACCTCATTCTAATCAATTTCTCCGATGTtaaatgtttttacaaaatGCATGACTACTTACCATATAAATTTCTTGGTGAAAATATGTGTGTACAACTTATGTTTATCTGTTGGTTAAatttttgtatgtatatatgGTCCCTatctgtttaaaaataaattacaaatcttcactttttaaaaacttataaagGCACAGACTTTCCTTGAAGTCATATCAGATATCACAGTTTGTGgaaagtttaaaatcattatgtGGAGAAACACTGCCTGAATATTTGCAGCCAAGGAAGCCGGTTTTCCACACGGATGTTATGTCCGTTAAGTGGAACTGTGGAGAGTAAAAATCTAACTTTGGTCTTGACGAGGAATTGCTGGGAATCATGTAGCCATTGCCTTTGTAGTCTTCTTTGACCTGGTAGTACCTCAGGGCGGTCGTAAAGTTCCCCACCATGATGTAACTGTTTCCTGTGGCAGGGTCCTCTGTGACCGACCCCTGCTCACATTTATCATGCACGGTTCCCATCACGTTGTATACAATGTCGCCAAGGATCAGGTGGTTGGTGGGGGAaacatattcaaatttaaagatgattttataAGTCTTGGTCATGGTGGATGATTTTGAGCATGGCGGGTCTGATGTAATGTTTATGCCCTCTGTTCTATCTATATTGAAGCAGTCTATTGTTTTGTTGTATTTGGGAATTATCTTTGTGACCTGTAGATATGATCTATCGTTTGAGAATTCGAGAGCAATTACAATGCTCTTGTAGTCATGACGTAGATCGTGGATTTCAAACATCCTGACCCACTGATCTTCCAGTGGAGTATTTTGTTTGGACTTATTTCGCGTGTCCAAGAAGCCTATATTTCCATAGATCCCAACTCTTTGAAAATAATGCTCGTCAACGTACTCCCCTTCAAATAGTGAGTGAGGCTCATGGAATTCCAAAAACCCAGAGTGTTTCCAAGTTGTTTGGGTGAAGAGAAATATAAGACATGATCCGAGCACCAGGAGAGTTAGTCCCAGAAACATGAAGAATCTAATGACAGGATGTTTCTGTTTCTTGCAGTTGTCTTTATTTTTGCCCTTGCTGCTGTAAATGCATTCAATTTCTTCAGACCTTCTGCGGCAGGCCCACACAATACCAACAAAGAGTCGTATGAGGGCCCCAAGAATAACCACAGAGGCTTTCCCTAGCTGAAAGACACTGATGGGTTCTTCCCTGCAAGCCAGAATTACAAGACTTATGGTAATCTGTGGAATATCTTCAAACCAGATCACTATAGCGGAGGCAATGTCCATGTCTAACCAAGGGTTACCACTGAAAATATCTTTTCCAAAGTTGATGATTTCAAACAGAAAAATGACAGCACCCGTGATGGAGAAAAACAGGAGGGCAATGCGGACACTCTCTTCGGTGGGTCCAAAGGCGAGGCCTTCTTCAGCTGCGTCCACATCATGATATAGAAGCCAATCGTTAGTCAAATCAGCAATGTTCAGACCAACCATCACAAAGAACACAAATATTTGCACAGCCCGATTGTTTCTCATCTGAGCGTACACTTTACTGCAACACTTCTTCCCCATAATGGCAGCTTCTTTGTGCTTGGCTATTTCGGTAGTCTGATCAACTTACTACGACAGTGCAGGGCTTGACATCAACAATTTACATTCTACAATGACATGAAAAAGAGCAGTTCATATATCAAGTGTTGCCACTTCATATCAGCGACGTTTTATCTAATCATCAGAAAATTGCTATGCATGTGATTGATATATGCTAATGAAAcccatttttattcaaaactgtTCTACAGTGGAAAGATCTAGAATAAATCTAAGGCAGATTATCATAACTAATGGAAAATTGATTTATATGTCAGAGCAAAGAACTGTTGTTGATGTAGTATATGTGTGAATACTGTGCATCATACTATGACACCATTTTCTAACAATTCTAGCTAACACATATACAAACAACACTTACCGGTACTTTGTTGGTAGAAAATAAATCACATGTGGTTCCCTTTTTTAAATGGCTGACACTTCACTCAGAACGACAAAGTTAGCATCTAAGTGTTTCCTCTTTGTGTATTCCCATGCCCTTGGCTAAATATATTCAATCTCTCTGGCTATTCCAGCCAAGCATGACTCACACGTGCACTGATCAACTACAGACAGTTCATGTATCGTTACAGTCAGGTTATCTTTAGCTTTCATGATCTAGGGCAGTTTCTGTTTCCATTTGGTTTATGAGGATTTAAACATTGTTAATGTGAAATCTCTAGTAATATTGATTTATCAcactctattttttttatttctgctaTTGTCATCttcagattttatatatttgattgaaagggaaaaacattttaatttcaaatagaCAATATACTGTCTGCAGTATTTATtactgaaaaacatttttttctttagattttatgtatttgatagtaagggaaaatatttttaatttcaaataaacaatatacatgtactgcctgcaatatttattattataagatATTTTTGTTGCAGCTGAAGAGCTATCCAAAATTGCAAAAGAAAGATATGAAAAAGCTAAGGTatgaattatgattttattgCTTGCATAACAGTGTACTTCTAGATTAGATCTAAGCATTCATACATTTTATGGTATAATCTCTGCATTATTAGATTTGATATCACCAGAAATCAGTTCAATGGGGTGAAAAGGTTTAAGTTATATTGATGGTTAACTGATATTTACCATGCTTATATGAGATAATTAAGCAAGATAGAAGAGAGCTGAACTGTAATAAACTGCagcaagaaatattttattttttatgcatacaaaattaacattaaatacTGCATTTGATGAAATAATCAATGTTTCAGTCTGTGTAATGTGTGTATATAGCTACACCATGATCTTTCAGATTTCTGCCCTTAtgaaaaaaagaactttttaagTAACCTTTGTCTAACTTATAGGGAACTGGTGCAGAGAGGCTCGTGTCTGGTTCAGATGATTTTACCTTGTATCTATGGCAACCAGAGGAGGAGAAGAAACCAGTCACCAGGATGACAGGGCACCAGCAACTCATCAACGATGTCCGGTTCTCTCCAGATACCAGGCTTGTTGCAAGCGCCTCATTTGATAAGTCTGTTAAGCTTTGGGATGGAAAAAATGGAAAGTAAGCAAAAAATATGCTAAAAATAGATTCGAAAATTGTTTTGGCTATCAATGTTGTTTCAACGGTCAGagaatttaaaagaatatgtGTAACTCTCTAAAGAGGGTTGGGTTAGAAAACAAGATGGTATACTGTAtcaaaacataagaaaaatatgttgtCTACAAATTGAGTATTGAGGTTGCTCTGCCATCATATCTCTTTCGTTTCCCTTTGTTACTGTGTATaacctttaaattttttttgccaAGATTGTGGGTTTTTCCATCAAGCAAAACCTTTACAATTGTGGGAAATCCCAGCCTACATGTGCACACCTCTCTTTTCACATCTTTTCATGGTCCCTATATACCAAGTATGTCATGATTTCTTTCTTGTGGCCAATTGCTGGTACTCAAAATCTCAATTTTTGGCCATTGCAAATTTTTACAGTGGAAAGGATATGGGAAAGATTAACAGAAAGAGGGTCAGATTCAAAGTTTGtaattttgagttttaattGATAAGGTGATATGATCAGTAAAGTTTAAAAGCAGGCACTGAAGAAATTGACTCTATTCTTTGGGCCTTGAATAAAGCAAAAACACATTTGAGTTAGATGGTTGACCCTGATTTAGTCCAAACTGTCAGTAATGTAATTGGTGTGATTAATCATCGTGACTGTAAATCAATGGAATGTGTACAGATAACTTTGTTTTTAACTGAGTGTGTATTACTTTGTACCTAGGTTTTTGACGACATTCAGAGGTCATGTAAACAGGGTGTACCAGGTGGCCTGGTCCGCCGACAGCCGTTTGTTGTGTAGCGGAAGCTCCGACTCCACCCTGAAGGTGTGGGACATCAGGCAGAAAAAGCTGCTGGTGGACCTCCCAGGGCACGCCGACGAGGTCAGCacagagttatccttcttttaaattttacactgCTCTAAAGTTAACGAATCATTGtcgagttgtctttctttggaaTCAAAAGCATTGCCTCTACAAGAAGAGAGCTGTGACGGCATGCAcattgattgaattataatatttttcttatcctTTTTAGGTTTATGCAGTAGACTGGAGCCCAGATGGACAGAGGGTAGCTAGTGGGGGAAAAGACAAGGTTCTGAAAATGTAAGCTTATTTGTTCTTTAGCTGTATGTctttgcaagtacatgtacctgatgTGTACTAGACTAGCGAAAATTAAAGGTTTTAGGCTGCATACTACATGTCATACTGTTCATTGCTGAAAACATTTGCTAGCATGATAATAATGATCATTACAGTGAATTTGGGTGTTATAAATAAATCCAGTTACACCCCTTGCCAGAGTTGCAGAGGGTATAATGTCTTGTACAAGTCAGTTACCCAGTCTGTCATTGCATCAATctggttttacatgtatttgtttatcaCGTACAGCCCCCCTTAAGGTAATTATCCATACGTCACAAAACAACGTCTGACATAATTCACGCGTTATTACGTCTTATCCGTGCCCGATCTAATTAAGACCTAACGTTAAAAGGcgtatttcaaaacaaagaaatcaagctgacatagaaattgattcaaaacaaatatatcaaaaatcctGGCAACTGCAATCAATTAGGCCCACCGGGGTATTAATCAGCGAAATAACATGACTAGGTTGTGTCGATTGCGTactcgttttgaaaatatagactGCTTACTTTGGTGCTGCATAAACGTCAATCCATTATAAGGttgaatttaatcaaattctttTAACATTAATCCCTGAAAGTCCATAAACATCCAAAATGAAATCCTGATCGAGATCTATATTTCAGTGCATAAGGGAGATAAAAacacaaggggaaataatttgacCTATATCATCTTTATCCTATTCGCTTAGCAACGAGAATAGATTTGTTTTccacaaaaaaatgtttttagaattaaaaaccATGCGCTGAAGAGaagttatttcattataagaacagtctttaaaaccagtaaaaaaaaagtttgaatagaGGTTTTGTCTTGAAGGCATATATCAGGTAGTTAGCATTATCCACGCATGCATCCgcaatttctaaataccgaTCCCGATCCATAATACTAATCTTTTGCGATTTAAATGATACAGATTAATCtacagtttgtttaaatcatattttctatttaacaataatgaaaacatatttgtttagagttatgaaataattaacctatgcacagttttatttttacggatcttttttcaaaatatatattttaatgattttaccaaaaatatgccaatTGTGATCCTGTAAAGGCCGGTCCCTTgggtaattttatttccaattgatTAATGGCGTTaagatgtaaataatatcaaaattttagagaattctGTGTAATAGGGtgcattttatgataattacattcatacatattattcatatttcatcatcaacatcatcatcatcatcctatattccatattttacatgtacatatttagaaACAGACTACTATCCCTATAACTCCCTGTCTTTTATGCATCTATCAAgtaatcattatttaattatatattctaGTGGCTTCTGATATTTTATAGCCCTAAGTCATTTCACCTGTATGGTCACTTACATACATGTGGACAGGATCAGGTGGTTTACTTAGCCAATAGTatgttttttatgattttttcccGCTTTAACTGAGTAGCCTTTGTGACAGACCAAGGCTAGGATTCTTATCAGTAAGACCTGATTTCTTTAAGAGACGAtttaacttatttatttatttcatcaacATATTTGAAGCAG is part of the Magallana gigas chromosome 3, xbMagGiga1.1, whole genome shotgun sequence genome and harbors:
- the LOC105333954 gene encoding uncharacterized protein, translated to MGKKCCSKVYAQMRNNRAVQIFVFFVMVGLNIADLTNDWLLYHDVDAAEEGLAFGPTEESVRIALLFFSITGAVIFLFEIINFGKDIFSGNPWLDMDIASAIVIWFEDIPQITISLVILACREEPISVFQLGKASVVILGALIRLFVGIVWACRRRSEEIECIYSSKGKNKDNCKKQKHPVIRFFMFLGLTLLVLGSCLIFLFTQTTWKHSGFLEFHEPHSLFEGEYVDEHYFQRVGIYGNIGFLDTRNKSKQNTPLEDQWVRMFEIHDLRHDYKSIVIALEFSNDRSYLQVTKIIPKYNKTIDCFNIDRTEGINITSDPPCSKSSTMTKTYKIIFKFEYVSPTNHLILGDIVYNVMGTVHDKCEQGSVTEDPATGNSYIMVGNFTTALRYYQVKEDYKGNGYMIPSNSSSRPKLDFYSPQFHLTDITSVWKTGFLGCKYSGSVSPHNDFKLSTNCDI